One part of the Sorangiineae bacterium MSr11954 genome encodes these proteins:
- the def gene encoding peptide deformylase: MAIRTILHYPDKRLRNPGEKVDPSRIADKEIQTLLDDMAETMYAAPGVGLAATQIGVPLQIFIVDIAAEDEPSDLRVFINPEILERRDEIVWTEGCLSFPGVTEEIERAAYVRARALDRNGKPFEIEAEELLAVAIQHEYDHLLGKLMIDHLGPLKKRLLHRKMQKRAEATQSV; the protein is encoded by the coding sequence ATGGCCATTCGCACGATCTTGCACTACCCGGACAAGCGCCTTCGCAACCCTGGCGAGAAAGTAGACCCTTCCCGCATCGCCGATAAGGAGATCCAAACGCTCCTCGACGATATGGCAGAGACGATGTACGCCGCACCCGGTGTAGGCCTGGCCGCCACCCAAATTGGCGTGCCGCTGCAGATCTTCATCGTCGACATCGCAGCCGAGGACGAGCCGAGCGATCTGCGCGTCTTCATCAATCCGGAGATTTTGGAGCGCCGCGACGAGATCGTGTGGACGGAGGGGTGTCTCAGCTTCCCCGGGGTCACCGAGGAAATCGAGCGCGCCGCGTATGTCCGCGCGCGCGCCCTCGATCGAAACGGCAAGCCGTTCGAAATCGAGGCCGAGGAGCTGCTCGCGGTGGCGATTCAGCACGAGTATGACCACCTGTTGGGCAAGTTGATGATCGACCATCTCGGGCCGCTCAAGAAACGCCTGCTCCACCGCAAGATGCAGAAGCGCGCCGAAGCTACGCAGAGCGTTTGA
- a CDS encoding DUF4388 domain-containing protein codes for MDVGRILLIHGDASTAERHAVSLRRHGHEVEVRQSARSGFERACAWLPDCIACHVTLEDIDGFWVARRIRTEPSEVAQTPFLFLTSREERDSLLQGLHVGADASLCEPFTDDELAAQLSALIDMARRLRRPRDSFVDALADSSVGAAFRGDLAQMSLATVLMILEMERRTGTITVVTVGGRRATLSIADSGFVGSSLDGAERSPTDVLREVLHWKRGRFWFSPAERTESATQSVAIRGSIGAMLLDAMRLGDEATVLGPDEIEIDLSPSSRPSIPGSKPRF; via the coding sequence GTGGACGTGGGGAGAATCCTCCTCATCCATGGCGATGCATCTACGGCGGAACGACACGCCGTAAGCCTGCGGCGTCATGGTCATGAGGTCGAAGTTCGCCAGAGCGCTCGGAGCGGTTTCGAGCGCGCGTGCGCGTGGCTGCCCGACTGCATCGCGTGCCATGTGACCCTGGAGGACATCGACGGATTCTGGGTCGCGCGCCGGATTCGCACGGAGCCGAGCGAGGTCGCGCAAACGCCGTTTCTGTTCCTCACCTCGCGCGAGGAGCGCGACTCGTTGCTTCAGGGGCTGCACGTGGGCGCCGACGCCTCCCTGTGCGAGCCCTTTACGGACGACGAGTTGGCCGCGCAGCTCTCCGCCTTGATCGACATGGCGCGCCGGCTCCGCCGTCCGCGCGACTCGTTCGTCGATGCCTTGGCCGACTCCTCCGTGGGCGCCGCCTTCCGCGGTGACCTCGCGCAAATGTCGCTGGCCACCGTGCTGATGATCCTCGAAATGGAGCGCCGCACCGGCACCATCACCGTCGTCACCGTGGGCGGCCGCCGCGCGACCCTTTCCATCGCCGACAGCGGCTTCGTCGGGAGCTCCTTGGACGGCGCCGAGCGCTCCCCCACCGACGTGCTGCGCGAGGTCCTTCACTGGAAGCGCGGTCGCTTCTGGTTCAGCCCCGCCGAGCGCACGGAGAGCGCGACCCAGTCCGTGGCCATCCGCGGCTCCATCGGCGCCATGCTCCTCGACGCCATGCGCCTGGGCGACGAGGCTACCGTGCTGGGGCCGGACGAGATCGAGATCGATCTCTCGCCGAGCTCGCGGCCGTCGATTCCGGGGAGCAAACCGCGGTTTTGA
- the rpiB gene encoding ribose 5-phosphate isomerase B, translating to MSERIVLASDHGGLELKKELVEGLREGGYTVFDIGTHTTESTDYPDYARQAVLGMLAGSYDRGILVCGTGVGMAMTANRHRGIRAVNCSDVFTARYSRAHNDSNVLCLGGRVVGFGLAWEIVKTWLTTPFGGDKRHVRRVNKIESE from the coding sequence ATGAGCGAGCGGATCGTTTTGGCCTCGGATCACGGCGGCCTCGAACTGAAGAAAGAGCTCGTCGAGGGGTTGCGCGAGGGGGGCTACACCGTCTTCGACATCGGGACGCACACCACCGAGTCGACGGATTATCCGGATTACGCGCGCCAGGCGGTGCTCGGCATGCTGGCCGGCAGCTACGATCGCGGCATTTTGGTGTGCGGCACCGGGGTCGGCATGGCCATGACCGCCAACCGCCACCGCGGCATCCGCGCCGTGAATTGTTCGGACGTGTTCACCGCGCGCTACAGCCGCGCGCACAACGACTCGAACGTGCTTTGCCTCGGCGGGCGCGTCGTCGGCTTCGGTCTGGCGTGGGAAATCGTCAAGACGTGGCTGACCACCCCCTTCGGCGGGGACAAACGCCACGTGCGCAGGGTCAACAAGATCGAGTCCGAATGA
- the nrdR gene encoding transcriptional regulator NrdR: MKCPFCAHLESKVTDSRLSAAGDVTRRRRECESCARRFTTYERVEEIVPLVVKKDGRRENFDRQKILGGMRKACEKRNVALARIEAIVDQIERELIDTGEKEIPAQQVGERVMKHLRTLDDIAYVRFASVYRSFRDLDEFRAELEKIAKLRQIEEP, encoded by the coding sequence ATGAAGTGCCCGTTCTGCGCGCACCTCGAGAGCAAGGTCACCGACTCGCGCCTGTCTGCCGCCGGAGACGTTACCCGTCGCCGCCGTGAGTGCGAGAGCTGCGCCCGGCGCTTCACGACCTACGAGCGGGTGGAAGAAATCGTCCCGTTGGTGGTGAAGAAGGACGGGCGGCGCGAGAACTTCGATCGGCAGAAAATTCTCGGCGGGATGCGCAAGGCGTGCGAGAAGCGCAATGTCGCGCTGGCGCGCATCGAGGCCATCGTCGATCAGATCGAGCGCGAGCTCATCGACACCGGCGAAAAAGAGATCCCCGCGCAGCAAGTCGGGGAGCGCGTCATGAAGCACCTGCGCACGCTCGACGACATTGCCTACGTTCGTTTTGCCAGCGTTTACCGCTCGTTTCGCGACCTCGATGAATTCCGCGCCGAGCTCGAGAAAATCGCCAAATTACGCCAGATCGAGGAGCCGTAA
- a CDS encoding Uma2 family endonuclease: MTRPRPRHQDTSFSIGSDLRSPFDRGRDGPGGWRILIEPGIELPNTPEVAPNIAGWRRERLPSLPEDSAIQVVPDWVCEILSPTTRRHDLLIKKPRASASLTTGWSISTRAR; encoded by the coding sequence ATGACGCGACCTCGCCCGCGTCATCAAGACACGAGCTTCTCGATCGGAAGCGATCTGCGCAGTCCCTTCGATCGTGGTCGCGACGGACCGGGGGGATGGCGAATTCTCATCGAGCCCGGTATCGAGCTTCCCAATACGCCGGAGGTAGCGCCCAACATTGCCGGATGGCGAAGGGAAAGACTGCCGAGCCTCCCGGAAGACTCGGCGATTCAAGTCGTCCCCGACTGGGTCTGCGAAATTCTCTCGCCCACGACGCGGCGCCACGATTTGCTCATCAAGAAGCCCCGCGCATCGGCGTCCCTTACCACTGGCTGGTCGATCTCGACGCGCGCACGATAA
- the ribD gene encoding bifunctional diaminohydroxyphosphoribosylaminopyrimidine deaminase/5-amino-6-(5-phosphoribosylamino)uracil reductase RibD, with protein MKEPPENGTAPSPRSSERDPAERDDEKWMRRALEEGSKGHPSPNPHVGAVVVKDGAVVSTGFHARAGDVHAEGAALAAAGESAEGATLYITLEPCNHFGKTPPCTDAILASKVKRVVIGCADPNPSVTGGGIDRLRAAGVEVTTGVCEAEALRLIAPWSKYVTQGLPHVSLKLALSLDGRIATRSGASKWVTGPDARARVHALRSQHDAVAIGIGTALADDPRLTVRDAVGESPVRIVFDTKLRLPPASRLVETAIEVPTWVICNADASGAAEETLTTRGVEILRAPSSAEGRIDVAGALRLLAARGIVTLMVEGGAELAGSFLASRLADELHAFLAPSLLGPRGRPGAVDWAGPATPADAPHIAEPTWELCGKDAHVFGPLVYP; from the coding sequence ATGAAAGAGCCGCCGGAGAACGGAACGGCGCCTTCGCCGCGTTCGAGTGAGCGCGACCCCGCCGAGCGCGACGACGAGAAGTGGATGCGTCGCGCGCTCGAAGAGGGCAGCAAGGGACACCCCTCCCCCAACCCGCACGTCGGGGCCGTGGTCGTCAAAGACGGCGCCGTGGTCTCCACCGGCTTTCATGCGCGCGCGGGCGACGTGCACGCGGAGGGCGCCGCGCTGGCCGCGGCCGGCGAAAGCGCGGAAGGCGCCACGCTCTACATCACGTTGGAGCCGTGCAACCACTTCGGCAAAACACCTCCGTGCACCGACGCGATCCTCGCCTCCAAGGTGAAGCGCGTGGTCATCGGCTGCGCCGATCCCAACCCCAGCGTCACGGGCGGGGGCATCGATCGTTTGCGGGCCGCCGGTGTGGAGGTCACCACCGGCGTTTGCGAAGCCGAGGCCCTGCGCCTGATCGCACCGTGGTCCAAATACGTCACACAAGGGCTCCCGCACGTCTCGTTGAAGCTGGCGCTCTCGCTCGACGGCCGCATCGCCACCCGCTCGGGCGCGTCCAAGTGGGTCACGGGCCCCGACGCGCGCGCCCGGGTGCACGCGCTGCGCTCGCAGCACGACGCGGTGGCCATCGGCATCGGCACCGCGCTGGCCGACGATCCGCGGCTCACCGTGCGCGACGCGGTCGGTGAGAGCCCGGTGCGCATCGTGTTCGATACGAAGCTTCGCCTTCCGCCGGCGAGCCGGCTGGTGGAGACCGCCATCGAGGTCCCCACGTGGGTCATCTGCAACGCCGACGCATCCGGCGCGGCCGAAGAGACGCTGACCACCCGCGGCGTGGAGATTTTGCGGGCCCCGAGCTCCGCGGAGGGCCGCATCGACGTGGCGGGCGCCCTTCGTTTGCTCGCCGCGCGCGGCATCGTCACCTTGATGGTCGAGGGCGGCGCCGAGCTCGCGGGGAGCTTTCTCGCGTCGCGCTTGGCCGACGAGCTTCATGCGTTTCTGGCGCCGAGCCTCCTCGGGCCGCGCGGGCGTCCGGGCGCCGTCGACTGGGCGGGCCCGGCCACCCCGGCCGATGCGCCGCACATTGCCGAGCCCACCTGGGAGCTCTGCGGCAAAGACGCGCATGTGTTCGGTCCGCTGGTCTATCCGTAG